The sequence below is a genomic window from Lycium ferocissimum isolate CSIRO_LF1 chromosome 9, AGI_CSIRO_Lferr_CH_V1, whole genome shotgun sequence.
TCTGAAATATTAGCATAAAATCTCAGTTTGATTGAAACAGTTATCGAAAGTGTCTCTGTACTTAGTTTGCTGGcataataaacaaataaataaccaAAGATATGTAACCAAAGAGTAAATAGTGGACAATTTTGTCGGGTTCATTTCACCAAGGCATCATGTGAAccttgttttaatttctttcgCTTTGAGGTTTCAGACTGGCAAAAGGAGGGAAAAAAACTTCACCAAAGACAAATAAGTATGACGAGaaaaatttgattaaattacCACTCCATCTATTGACTTTTTGGATTTAACACATATTTGATGGTCTGTCTACTTCAAGTTTGGAGAAATCAATTCATTGTTCATTTGATTCAAGTTCATTTTAGCATGATTTGGTGCATGTACCCGCAAATGATCTTAACATTTTTTATCAGCCGGTCAACAAAACTTCACCCGTCTAATCATAATTAgtgtataaataattataattagtgtatatgcatatataagtaCATTTTGATGGAGAAGATGAAATAGCAAGTGCTTGAGAAGAGAAGAAGTTGTGAGGGAATACGCTGTGACTGATATCATTCAGGCAATTTCATTCTTATTGTTACTGTTCGAGGAAGGATAAAAGATCCCACGAACACTTATACTTAAAATGATTAATATACACTGACTAAAATGTCTACTCCATAAGATACTAAAGttagaggtttttttttttttttgtgagtatTGCCTTGTATGTAGTGTAAAATCCTTAAATGTCTAGAAATTGATTCACATACTTCAAGCTCACAATATACTTAATGATAAGCAATCAACACAATTCATCTTCTATTATTTCCCTTGCCGCAATTTAATCCTGTATAATCCTATATGTGACCAACTTAATAGGAGTACTATTTTTATTAATCAAGCCAGTATCCTCAGGTGTATTCCTTtggttggggggtgggggttggcTGGACCCTTATCAAATCAATAAATCCCGAAAAATGTAGAATAAGAGGATAAATATTTATCCGCACTAGGTGTTTACACCATATTCATTTAACTTTGCCAGTGTTCGGTCATAGATTTTGAATCAGATTAATTTCAAGTATCTGTTTGGCTCAGATcagtttttgggaaaaatttcactttcactcaaaacatcaaatttttttcaagtaaaatatGTCCAAACGCAACTTCAAGTTCCAAATATGACTAAACAAAAGCTTACTGTATTTAAATAGTTTAATGGAGTAGACCTTACCTCTCAAAAGAAGATTGATTAGCTCAATcttcaaaaaaggaaaatatacaCTTAGACATAATCTCTTCCATTAAGGAAAGTAAATCACCTAACAAAAAAGTTAGCCTTGTTATATCACTATAAAAGAATGAGTAAGTTGCGGAGGTTTTAGCCTTCTTTACCAAATAGTGGATGCTAAAACTTCCgagaattgcaactttcaacctccatAAATTATTCAGTTTTTTGTAGTGTATCTCCTTCTAATGTAGGGAAGTTGCCATGGTCCCGTTGCCTCTTttggtaattaattaaaaaatgtatAGAAGGTACTATTTTAACTTGACGAGGCTAACCTAGCCAAGAATCTGTCATCCGTATTGATTTCGACTATGTTTTCATCcagtttaattcattctttcaaTGATATCACACATCTGTCACCAATTGGTACCTTCTAATAGTAGTACTAGCAAAATCCAGATCAAACTTATCTAGCTAATAGGAGTATTATTTTTTGGGGAAGCCACTAGAAAAGTATTAAATTGCATAATCTAtgttttgacctttttctgaaaagtgtcacttttgagtactGTTGTAGGAAAAGCAAACTTTAATTAATCACCATCCACATGTCTATGGTCTTTACCCACCATATTCTTCGGTTTGAACTAACTAAGAATTGCAAACAAAAGAACTAAAGACTAATATCTTGTTGGACAATATTATTGTTGGATATGAGCAAAAGTCTCATATGAgtagtaaaaaaaattacatataatGTGTaggaattaatatttttaatggTGTGATGCTTTATTGAAAAAATTATGCGATTTTGGCTCAAAACGAATAATATCACAGCATATTAAGAATACTTTTGGGCAAGTTTAGTTCTACGAGACAAGTATATAAGAGATGAAAGTGTAATAGTGTAGGCTCGGTCTACCACCTTTATCGGGTCAATAGCTGTTTTCACTGTTACACCTATATTGGTGTTTGTCAAGTCCTTTATTCTAGTTAGAGACTTACATGCTTTATATGAAGAAAAGTAACATTTTAGAGAATTTCTAATTTTTGAGCAACTCTGATTCGCCTTAGAAGAGTATTTTATATTGTTAGAAGAGTATTTTATATTGGAATCAAATGGACCATAATACTGATCAGGAGTGGATAAAGATTGGATGATAATTTATTTAGAGCATAACTTCTtagaaaaaaaggttttttataATCATGTTGGGGGTCTATTTAAGTTATTCCCCTAACCAAAACTACAAGTTCCACTTTCAACAATCAAGCTACATTCAAGCATTTCTGTGGTTACGTTGCTGTTGTTCCCATTTTTGTAGTTACTATACTTTTTAGTGTACTTTCTTAACTTCTCAAATCCAAGAAAAAGTACTCGTCTCATCGGaacgaaaataagaaaattttcaattctcTTCCCTCAAAATTTTATCCTGAACAACTTTCGGTTTtgtcctttttctctttctcgtTGAGCTTATTGACAAgcactcaaaaaaaaatattttcttctcgTTCAAAGACCAATTTTCGTACCGAAGACATGCATGCATGCCATTCATTGTTGACATCTTAGCAGTGGCAGAGCGAGAAATTCTAATAAGAGAATTCAAAAACTGCAAGGATATCATACGTGTGATTTGAACCTGTAAcctaaaataagtaatttttgAGTCATATTTGATCAAAATGGCGGACATAATAGTAACGAACTCCCAGAACAAAACTGAGGATGCGATAGTATGTTATGCACCAACGATGATAACTACAACTGGGATATGGCAGGGTGATAATCCACTTGATTATTCATTGCCACTCTTCATATTGCAATTGACATTGGTGGTTGTCGTCACTCGCATTCTCGTTTATGTCTTGAAACCCATTCGTCAACCTCGTGTTATTGCTGAGATTGTTGTAAGTAATTTATAGAATTCTCCGATTTAATTATATGATCGCATTTTCAATTTTCATTATTTGTTAACATCATTTTATAAGGGAAAACCTTGATGCAATGATATGAATTGTTGTCACGAATTCAAGCATTGGAGATAACCTCTCTAAATGCGAGGTAAATCTTCATACTATAATAAACGTAATATGGTCTAAATTTTCTTCAGACTCCACGCAGAGCGGGAGCTTAGGACCAGAATGCCCTTTTTATTTGCAGAATCATTTCCTATATATATGAGACCATGCATTTTATAGTGCACAAATTTAATGGTTGTTAGATCAATTACATACCATTGTATTTTTCTTGTTGGATAAAATGACTTAATTAGAGTTGACAATAAGAACTGTGAAGAGCATTCGACTATAAGAGGATTAAATaccataaaagaaaatttgtaTTGGTCTACATCTCTTTTCCTTTGGTGAAATGGTgataaaataatgaacatatCGATTTTAATGGATGTGACCATAATTATTTCTATGGAAGGAatagcataatcttgttatctTTGTTTTATATACTACACTCCTATATTAATTTTCTGCAGAATGGTGGCAGGGTGGTGTAATTTTGGGGCCATCAGTATtgggaagaagtagtaaatttgCTAACACAGTATTTCCTCAAAGAAGTGTAATGGTCCTTGAAACAATGGCAAATATTGGCCTTCTTTACTTCCTCTTTCTGATAGGAGTAGAAATGGACATTGCTGTGATTCGTCGAAATGGTAAACAAGCCTTGAGTATAGCAATAGCAGGCATGATATTGCCATTTTTAATTGGGAGTTCATTCTTCTCCTTCTTGCATGACAAATCACAAAATACGAAAGAAGGTACTTTCATTCTCTTCCTTGGGCTCGCGCTTTCTGTTACTTCGTTCCCTGTTCTTGCCAGAGTTCTCGCGGAGCTCAAACTTATCAACACTGAAATTGGGAGGATCGCAATGTCTGCTTCACTTATTAATGATATGTTGGCATGGATTGTTTTAGCTTTTGCTGTTGCTTTTACTGAGAATGAAAGTATGACCTTGGCTTCAATTTGGGTGATCCTTTCAACTACAGCCTTTATTTGTGTTTGCTTTTTCGTGGTTAGGCCATTGATTGCGAGGAGAATTAGACAGACTCCAGAAGGCGAATCGATTAGTGAATTCAATGTATGTCTCATTCTCACAGGGGTTATGATTGCTGGATTCATAACAGATGTTATTGGAACACATTCCGTTTTTGGAGCTTTTGTCTTTGGTTTGATTATCCCCAATGGTCCTCTTGGTTTGACCCTTGTAGAAAGGCTAGAGGATTTTGTTTCGGGGCTTTTGTTGCCTCTTTTTTTCGCCATTAGTGGTCTTAAGACAGAGATTTCTGCTATTGATGGAGCTGCAACATGGGcaattttgtgtgttgttataTTCCTGTCTTGTGCAGGCAAAGTAATAGGTGTAGTCCTTGTAACTATCTATTACAAAATGCCATTTTATGAAGGTGTTTCTCTTGGTCTCCTCATGAATGCCAAAGGCCTTATTGAGATGATTGTGCTCAATGTTGGTAAAGACCACAAGGTAATTGACATATATTTCATCTTCTTGTCCTCACACAAAAATCAGTACTAAATGCTTATTATGTTAATGCAGGTTCTTGATGAAAAATCTTTTGCTATAATGGTGATGGTAGCAATAGGCATGACTGCAATCATCACCCCAGCTGTGACAATAGTCTACAAACCATCAAGAAATTTCGTCCCATATAAGAGAAGAACAGTTCAAAAAACAAAGTTGGATAGAGAATTTCGAGTACTAGTTAGCATCCACACACCAAGAAATGTTCCAACAATTATCAATCTTCTTGAAGCATCTTATCCCACCAAGAAATCACCGATATCCATATATGTTCTACACCTTGTCGAACTCACTGGACGTGCATCTGCAATGCTTATTGTCCATAACGTGAGAAAATCAGGAAGGCCAGCTATGAACAGAACTCAAGCTCAATCGGATCACATCATCAATGCATTCGAGAACTTTGAGAAAAATGTAGGATGTGTTTACGTGCAACCTCTCACTGCCATTTCCCCTTACTCCACCATGCACGAAGATATTTGCACGTTAGCAGAGGACAAACGCGTGGCACTAATAATCATCCCTTTTCACAAGCAACAAACAGTTGATGGTGGAATGGAAGCTACAAATCCAGCATTTCGAACAATTAACCAGAATGTATTAGCAAATGCACCTTGCTCAGTTGGAATTCTAGTTGACAGAGGCTTAAGTGGATCCACAAGGTCAACAGTTTCTCACCGTGTCGCGATATTATTCTTTGGCGGACC
It includes:
- the LOC132031832 gene encoding cation/H(+) antiporter 15-like, with the translated sequence MADIIVTNSQNKTEDAIVCYAPTMITTTGIWQGDNPLDYSLPLFILQLTLVVVVTRILVYVLKPIRQPRVIAEIVGGVILGPSVLGRSSKFANTVFPQRSVMVLETMANIGLLYFLFLIGVEMDIAVIRRNGKQALSIAIAGMILPFLIGSSFFSFLHDKSQNTKEGTFILFLGLALSVTSFPVLARVLAELKLINTEIGRIAMSASLINDMLAWIVLAFAVAFTENESMTLASIWVILSTTAFICVCFFVVRPLIARRIRQTPEGESISEFNVCLILTGVMIAGFITDVIGTHSVFGAFVFGLIIPNGPLGLTLVERLEDFVSGLLLPLFFAISGLKTEISAIDGAATWAILCVVIFLSCAGKVIGVVLVTIYYKMPFYEGVSLGLLMNAKGLIEMIVLNVGKDHKVLDEKSFAIMVMVAIGMTAIITPAVTIVYKPSRNFVPYKRRTVQKTKLDREFRVLVSIHTPRNVPTIINLLEASYPTKKSPISIYVLHLVELTGRASAMLIVHNVRKSGRPAMNRTQAQSDHIINAFENFEKNVGCVYVQPLTAISPYSTMHEDICTLAEDKRVALIIIPFHKQQTVDGGMEATNPAFRTINQNVLANAPCSVGILVDRGLSGSTRSTVSHRVAILFFGGPDDREALAYAWRMSEHPNINLTVMRFLPGETAIEATRSNSTNNGTDHRILTVVTEADREKHLDEEYVKEFRERTTNNESIVYTERVVNHGEETVAAIRSIDNSHDLFIVGRGQGTVSPLTAGLTDWSECPELGAIGDLLASSDFEMTASVLIVQQYVGMGTGDPLATPDSPSQHYEHFNIDQINSRSQTREQHSSFHSQQ